One window of Rhizobium leguminosarum genomic DNA carries:
- the cobA gene encoding uroporphyrinogen-III C-methyltransferase, whose product MIDAAFSHLPALEPGSVWLVGAGPGDPALLTLLAAKGLSEADVIVHDALVNEECLALARPEAVVEYAGKRGGKPSAKQRDISLRLVELARAGKRVLRLKGGDPFVFGRGGEEALMLVEHNIPFRIVPGITAGIGGLAYAGIPVTHRDINHAVTFITGHDSSGIVPDRINWEAIGRGSPVIVMYMAMKHIAEISARLIAAGREPTEPVAFVCNAASGRQQVLETTLADAPAAVASSGLEPPAVVVVGEVVRLRASLDWLGALAGRRLQPDPFRRSGKVLI is encoded by the coding sequence ATGATCGATGCCGCATTCTCCCATCTTCCGGCGCTGGAGCCGGGCAGCGTCTGGCTGGTTGGCGCCGGTCCCGGCGATCCCGCGCTTTTGACGCTGCTTGCCGCAAAGGGGCTTTCCGAGGCCGACGTCATCGTGCACGACGCGCTGGTCAACGAGGAATGTCTGGCGCTGGCGCGGCCGGAAGCGGTGGTGGAATATGCCGGAAAACGCGGCGGCAAGCCTTCGGCCAAACAGCGTGACATCTCGCTGCGGTTGGTGGAGCTGGCGCGCGCCGGCAAGCGGGTGCTGCGCCTGAAGGGCGGCGATCCCTTCGTCTTCGGCCGCGGCGGCGAAGAAGCGCTGATGCTTGTCGAGCACAATATCCCCTTCCGCATCGTGCCCGGCATCACCGCCGGGATCGGCGGGCTTGCCTATGCCGGCATCCCGGTGACGCATCGCGACATCAACCACGCCGTGACCTTCATCACCGGCCATGATTCCTCCGGCATCGTGCCCGACAGGATCAACTGGGAGGCGATCGGCCGGGGCTCTCCGGTGATCGTCATGTATATGGCGATGAAACACATCGCCGAGATCAGCGCCCGGTTGATCGCCGCCGGCCGGGAGCCTACCGAACCTGTCGCCTTCGTCTGCAACGCCGCCTCCGGCCGGCAGCAGGTGCTGGAAACGACCCTGGCCGACGCGCCCGCGGCCGTCGCCTCCTCCGGGCTCGAACCGCCGGCGGTGGTCGTCGTCGGCGAGGTGGTGCGGCTCAGAGCCTCGCTCGATTGGCTCGGCGCGCTCGCCGGACGGCGGCTGCAACCCGATCCGTTCCGCCGGTCCGGCAAGGTGCTGATATGA
- the cobN gene encoding cobaltochelatase subunit CobN, giving the protein MHLLLAQQGTISDGEEAIDLGQTPGDILFLSAADSELAAIAAAHREHGAAPSLRLASLMSLKHPMSVDTYVERTARHARLIIVRALGGASYFHYALEALHAAASRVGALIAVLPGDARPDAGLVAFSNVSLDDLNALWTYLIEGGDANVRAFLDYAGAMLSGTEKPAPALPLMKAGIWWPGRGLIGVEEWRRVAGSRVAPSSVEEMEFEPTSPIVAISFYRALVQSGETAPIEALVDALAALGLRPLPVFAYSLKDPVSTGILESVFAALKPDVVINTTGFAVSAPGADRQPTVLEANGAVVLQAILSASSREAWAASAQGLSARDLGMNVALPEVDGRVLARAVSFKTAARYDAAVETNIVSSEPDTGRVRYTAELAANWARLRKRSAGDRRIALVMANYPNRDGRLGNGVGLDTPAGTIAVLRAMETSGYPVADIPADGDALIRHLMEGPTNSGHDGRVIRETLSLARYNSFLQSLPNEIQDEVRARWGNPKDDPYFRDGAFALPFARFGGVLVGIQPARGYNIDPKESYHSPDLVPPHGYLAFYAFLRQEFGAHAIIHMGKHGNLEWLPGKALALSEECYPEAILGPLPHLYPFIVNDPGEGTQAKRRTAAVIIDHLTPPLTRAESYGPLKDLEALVDEYYEASGGDPRRIRLLSRQILDLVTDIGLDRDAGIISGESEGEALKKLDAYLCDLKEMQIRDGLHVFGVSPEGRLLTDLTVALARVPRGLGEGGDASFQRAIAADTGGNSTFDPLDCDMAAPWTGPRPAMLADLLDAPWRTNGDTVERIELLAARLVCGESVCPEDWPATRAVLSEIETRLKPSILACGPAEIEGVLNGLDGRFVAPGPSGAPTRGRPDVLPTGRNFYSVDSRAVPTPAAYELGKKSAELVVRRYAQDHGEWPVSLGLTAWGTSNMRTGGDDIAQALALIGVKPLWDMSSRRVTGYEIIPPAMLGRPRVDVTLRISGFFRDAFPEQIALFDKAIRAIGALEEDEADNPIAARMRGEAARLAAAGLDEVAARRRAGYRVFGSKPGAYGAGLQALIDEKGWERRADLAEAYLVWGSYAYGAGEEGKAERGLFEERLRSVQAVVQNQDNREHDLLDSDDYYQFEGGMAAAAEQLAGARPSIYHNDHSRPERPVIRSLEEEIGRVVRGRVVNPKWISGVMRHGYKGAAEIAATVDYLFAFSATTGVVGAHHFEAVYQAFVADPIVSTFMMEKNPAAFDEMKERLCEAIDRSLWTPRSNSARFDLAANNRTR; this is encoded by the coding sequence ATGCATCTGCTTCTGGCCCAACAGGGAACGATCAGCGACGGCGAGGAGGCGATCGACCTTGGGCAGACGCCGGGCGATATCCTGTTCCTGTCGGCCGCCGACAGCGAGCTTGCCGCCATCGCAGCTGCACATCGCGAGCACGGGGCGGCGCCTTCGTTGAGGCTTGCCAGCTTGATGAGCCTCAAGCACCCGATGTCGGTCGATACCTATGTCGAGCGCACGGCACGGCATGCCAGGCTCATCATCGTTCGTGCACTCGGCGGCGCCAGCTATTTTCACTATGCGCTGGAGGCGCTGCATGCGGCAGCGTCCCGCGTCGGCGCACTGATTGCGGTCTTGCCGGGCGATGCCAGACCGGACGCGGGGCTCGTTGCTTTTTCCAATGTTTCCCTCGACGATTTGAATGCGCTCTGGACCTATCTGATCGAGGGCGGCGATGCCAATGTGCGGGCCTTTCTCGACTATGCCGGGGCGATGCTGTCGGGCACGGAGAAGCCGGCGCCGGCATTGCCTTTGATGAAGGCGGGGATCTGGTGGCCGGGGCGGGGGCTGATCGGGGTGGAGGAGTGGCGGCGGGTTGCCGGTTCGCGTGTCGCGCCGTCGTCGGTGGAAGAGATGGAATTCGAACCCACATCTCCCATCGTCGCCATCAGCTTCTACCGCGCCCTCGTCCAGAGCGGCGAGACTGCCCCGATCGAGGCACTGGTCGACGCGCTGGCGGCGCTCGGCCTGCGGCCATTGCCGGTTTTTGCCTATAGCCTCAAGGATCCCGTCTCGACAGGCATTCTCGAAAGCGTGTTTGCGGCACTGAAACCTGATGTCGTCATCAACACGACCGGCTTTGCCGTCTCGGCACCGGGTGCGGACCGGCAGCCGACGGTGCTGGAAGCGAATGGGGCGGTGGTGCTGCAGGCGATCCTGTCGGCCTCGTCGCGGGAGGCGTGGGCCGCTTCCGCGCAAGGCCTGTCGGCACGCGATCTCGGCATGAACGTGGCGTTGCCTGAAGTCGACGGCCGGGTGCTGGCGCGGGCGGTCTCCTTCAAGACAGCGGCGCGCTACGACGCGGCTGTCGAGACCAACATCGTTTCCAGCGAGCCCGATACCGGCCGGGTGCGCTATACGGCTGAACTTGCCGCCAACTGGGCGCGGCTGCGGAAGAGATCGGCCGGTGATCGCCGCATCGCGCTTGTCATGGCGAATTATCCGAACCGCGACGGCCGGCTCGGCAACGGCGTCGGCCTCGATACGCCGGCCGGCACCATCGCGGTGCTTCGCGCCATGGAAACGTCGGGTTACCCGGTCGCCGACATTCCGGCAGATGGGGACGCGCTCATCCGGCATCTGATGGAAGGGCCGACCAATTCGGGCCACGACGGCAGGGTCATCCGCGAGACGCTTTCCCTCGCTCGCTACAACAGCTTCCTGCAATCACTTCCCAATGAGATTCAGGATGAGGTGAGGGCTCGCTGGGGCAATCCTAAGGACGATCCGTATTTTCGCGACGGCGCCTTCGCCCTACCTTTCGCCCGCTTCGGCGGCGTGCTCGTCGGCATCCAACCGGCGCGCGGCTATAATATCGATCCGAAGGAGAGCTATCATTCGCCGGATCTCGTGCCGCCGCACGGCTATCTTGCCTTCTATGCCTTCCTGCGCCAGGAATTCGGCGCCCATGCAATCATCCACATGGGCAAACACGGCAATCTCGAATGGCTGCCGGGCAAGGCGCTGGCGCTGTCGGAAGAGTGTTATCCCGAGGCGATCCTCGGGCCGCTGCCGCATCTCTATCCCTTCATCGTCAACGATCCGGGCGAGGGTACGCAGGCCAAGCGCCGGACTGCCGCCGTCATTATCGACCACCTGACGCCGCCTTTGACGCGGGCCGAAAGTTACGGGCCGCTCAAGGACCTGGAAGCGCTGGTCGACGAATATTACGAGGCCTCCGGCGGCGATCCCCGCCGCATCCGCCTGCTCAGCCGGCAGATCCTCGATCTGGTCACCGATATCGGCCTCGACCGGGATGCCGGCATAATCAGCGGCGAAAGCGAAGGCGAGGCGCTGAAGAAGCTTGACGCCTATCTCTGCGACCTCAAGGAAATGCAGATCCGCGACGGGCTGCATGTCTTCGGCGTTTCGCCAGAAGGGCGGTTGCTGACGGATTTGACGGTGGCGCTGGCACGGGTGCCGCGCGGGCTGGGTGAGGGCGGAGATGCGAGTTTTCAGCGGGCGATTGCGGCGGATACGGGGGGTAACTCTACGTTCGACCCTCTCGACTGCGACATGGCCGCTCCCTGGACCGGCCCACGTCCTGCCATGCTCGCAGACCTCCTCGACGCCCCCTGGCGCACCAACGGCGACACTGTCGAACGCATCGAACTACTGGCGGCTAGGCTCGTCTGCGGCGAGAGCGTCTGCCCTGAGGACTGGCCGGCAACGCGGGCGGTGCTTTCTGAAATCGAGACCCGCCTCAAGCCTTCGATCCTGGCCTGCGGGCCAGCCGAGATCGAGGGGGTGCTCAACGGCCTCGACGGCCGCTTCGTCGCGCCCGGTCCCTCCGGCGCACCGACGCGCGGGCGCCCCGATGTGCTGCCGACGGGGCGCAATTTCTATTCGGTCGACAGCCGCGCGGTGCCGACGCCGGCCGCCTACGAGCTCGGCAAGAAGTCCGCGGAGCTGGTGGTTCGCCGCTACGCGCAGGATCACGGCGAATGGCCGGTTTCCCTAGGGTTGACGGCCTGGGGCACGTCGAACATGCGCACCGGCGGCGATGACATCGCCCAGGCGCTAGCGCTGATTGGCGTCAAGCCGCTCTGGGACATGAGTTCGCGTCGCGTCACCGGCTATGAGATCATACCGCCGGCAATGCTCGGGCGGCCGCGTGTCGACGTGACGCTGCGGATCTCCGGCTTCTTCCGCGACGCTTTTCCCGAGCAGATCGCACTGTTCGACAAGGCGATCCGCGCCATCGGCGCGCTTGAAGAGGACGAGGCCGACAATCCGATCGCAGCCCGTATGCGCGGCGAGGCGGCAAGGCTTGCCGCAGCCGGCCTGGACGAGGTCGCGGCCAGAAGGCGTGCGGGCTACCGGGTGTTCGGCTCGAAGCCCGGCGCTTATGGCGCGGGGCTGCAGGCGCTGATTGACGAAAAGGGCTGGGAGCGGCGCGCCGATCTCGCCGAGGCCTATCTCGTCTGGGGCAGCTATGCCTATGGCGCCGGCGAGGAGGGCAAGGCCGAACGCGGCCTGTTCGAGGAGCGGCTGCGCTCGGTGCAGGCTGTCGTTCAGAACCAGGACAATCGCGAGCACGATCTGCTCGACAGTGACGATTATTATCAGTTCGAGGGCGGCATGGCGGCGGCGGCCGAACAGCTCGCCGGCGCCCGTCCCTCGATCTATCACAACGATCACTCCAGGCCGGAGCGGCCGGTGATCCGCTCGCTGGAGGAAGAGATCGGCCGCGTCGTGCGCGGGCGCGTGGTCAATCCGAAATGGATATCGGGCGTCATGCGCCACGGTTACAAGGGTGCGGCCGAGATTGCCGCCACCGTCGACTATCTCTTCGCCTTTTCGGCGACGACGGGTGTGGTCGGCGCCCATCATTTCGAGGCGGTCTATCAGGCCTTCGTCGCCGATCCCATTGTGAGTACCTTCATGATGGAAAAGAACCCGGCAGCATTCGACGAGATGAAGGAGCGGCTGTGCGAGGCGATCGACCGCAGCCTCTGGACGCCACGCAGCAATTCGGCCCGGTTCGACCTGGCCGCCAACAATAGAACAAGGTGA
- a CDS encoding cobyrinate a,c-diamide synthase — protein MSGLLIAAPSSGAGKTTVTLGLLRALRRRGIAVAPGKAGPDYIDPAFHAAASGTLCLNFDPWAMRPELISANSALHRSGDRILVVEAMMGLFDGAADGKGTAADLAAQLGLSVVLVVDASRMSQSVAPLVSGFAGFRADVRVAGVILNKVGSDRHEAMLRQALEAIRMPVVAVIGSDKALALPERHLGLVQAGEHATLDNFIEHAADAVSEECNFEFLLRIARQGLNRPSVANIDRLMPIGARIAVARDLAFAFSYEHMLLGWRRRGADISFFSPLADEAPAGDADAIYLPGGYPELHAGLLSAAQNFRAGMLDAAARGIRIYGECGGYMVLGDGLIDAGGKRHEMLGLLRVVTSYAERRRHLGYRRVTPLDGAFFARTMTAHEFHYSTVVSEGEGKRLFAAQDALGTDLGAVGLRRGQVAGSYMHLIDLARASA, from the coding sequence ATGAGCGGCCTCCTGATCGCAGCGCCGTCCTCCGGGGCCGGCAAGACGACGGTGACGCTCGGATTGCTCAGGGCGTTGCGCCGGCGCGGCATTGCGGTGGCGCCCGGCAAGGCCGGTCCCGACTATATCGACCCCGCCTTCCATGCGGCCGCAAGCGGCACGCTCTGTCTGAATTTCGATCCCTGGGCGATGCGCCCGGAGCTGATCTCGGCCAATTCAGCCCTTCACCGCTCCGGCGACCGCATCCTCGTCGTCGAGGCGATGATGGGGCTTTTCGACGGAGCGGCCGATGGAAAGGGAACGGCGGCCGATCTTGCCGCCCAGCTCGGCCTGTCCGTGGTGCTGGTCGTCGACGCCTCCCGCATGTCGCAATCGGTGGCGCCGCTGGTATCAGGCTTTGCCGGCTTCCGCGCCGATGTCCGGGTGGCTGGCGTCATCCTCAACAAGGTCGGCAGCGATCGGCACGAGGCGATGCTGCGCCAGGCGCTGGAGGCTATCCGCATGCCTGTTGTCGCCGTAATCGGTAGCGACAAGGCGCTCGCCTTGCCGGAGCGCCATCTCGGTCTCGTCCAGGCCGGCGAACACGCAACGCTCGATAATTTCATCGAGCATGCGGCAGATGCCGTGTCGGAGGAATGCAATTTCGAATTCCTGCTGCGCATCGCAAGGCAGGGGCTCAACCGGCCGTCTGTCGCCAATATCGACCGGCTAATGCCGATCGGCGCCCGCATCGCCGTGGCGCGCGATCTCGCCTTTGCCTTTTCCTACGAGCATATGCTGCTCGGCTGGCGCCGCCGCGGGGCTGATATTTCCTTCTTCTCGCCGCTCGCCGACGAGGCGCCGGCAGGTGACGCCGATGCGATTTATCTGCCCGGCGGATATCCCGAGCTGCATGCCGGGCTGCTTTCGGCGGCGCAGAATTTTCGCGCCGGCATGCTCGACGCGGCGGCGCGCGGCATCAGGATCTATGGCGAGTGTGGCGGCTACATGGTGCTCGGCGATGGGTTGATCGATGCGGGCGGAAAGCGCCACGAAATGCTCGGCCTGCTGCGCGTCGTCACCAGCTATGCCGAGCGCCGTCGCCATCTCGGCTATCGCCGTGTGACGCCGCTCGACGGCGCCTTCTTCGCGCGGACGATGACGGCGCATGAATTCCATTATTCCACCGTTGTCTCCGAGGGCGAGGGAAAGCGGCTGTTTGCAGCGCAAGATGCGCTCGGAACCGATCTCGGTGCTGTCGGGCTGCGGCGCGGCCAGGTGGCGGGGTCCTACATGCACCTGATCGATCTTGCGAGAGCTTCCGCATGA
- a CDS encoding nucleoside hydrolase, with the protein MHKVIYDTDPGVDDAMALLFLHRHPEIDLIGITTVFGNASVETTTRNALFLKRDWNIPAPVSKGASVTIDPSRAERPWPAMVHGDNGLGDIDVPETIDLPLDPRPAHRFIIDTVRAHPGEVRLVAVGRMTNLALALKEDPEIATLVKDVVIMGGNFYVPGNVSPVAEANIHGDPEAADIVMTASWKVAVIGLDVTAVTTMSRSYLGEMAANGDKAVKQLNELSQSYIDFYKHAVEDGMMVHDSCASVYVVAPELFSSISGAVRVVCGGIADGQTIVKSDGRRFPPGDWDGLPSQIVCTGIESKKVIDLIRDTLLTA; encoded by the coding sequence ATGCACAAGGTCATTTATGACACGGATCCGGGCGTCGATGACGCCATGGCGCTTCTTTTCCTGCACCGCCATCCCGAAATCGATCTGATCGGCATCACCACCGTTTTTGGCAACGCCTCGGTCGAGACGACGACACGCAATGCGCTCTTCCTCAAGCGCGATTGGAATATTCCCGCACCCGTTTCCAAGGGCGCCAGTGTCACCATCGACCCCTCGCGCGCCGAGCGGCCGTGGCCGGCCATGGTGCATGGCGACAATGGCCTGGGCGATATCGACGTACCGGAGACGATCGACCTGCCGCTCGATCCGCGCCCGGCGCATCGCTTCATCATCGACACCGTGCGCGCCCATCCGGGCGAAGTGCGCCTCGTCGCCGTCGGGCGGATGACCAATTTGGCGCTGGCGCTGAAGGAAGATCCCGAGATCGCAACGCTGGTCAAGGACGTCGTCATCATGGGCGGCAATTTCTATGTGCCGGGCAATGTCTCGCCGGTCGCCGAGGCCAATATCCATGGTGATCCCGAAGCTGCCGATATCGTCATGACCGCGTCTTGGAAGGTGGCCGTCATCGGCCTCGACGTCACCGCGGTCACCACGATGAGTCGCAGCTATCTCGGCGAGATGGCGGCCAATGGCGACAAGGCGGTCAAACAGCTCAATGAACTCTCGCAGTCCTACATCGATTTCTACAAGCACGCGGTCGAGGACGGCATGATGGTGCATGACAGCTGCGCCTCAGTCTATGTCGTGGCGCCCGAACTGTTCTCGTCGATATCGGGTGCGGTGCGTGTCGTCTGTGGCGGCATCGCCGACGGCCAGACCATCGTCAAGTCGGACGGGCGCCGTTTCCCGCCGGGCGACTGGGATGGCTTGCCGAGCCAGATCGTCTGCACTGGCATCGAATCGAAAAAGGTTATCGATCTCATCCGCGACACGCTGCTCACGGCCTGA
- a CDS encoding cobalamin biosynthesis protein: MDEVQFNTVRRLVLGLGCEHGAPAQEVLALAEMALREAGVGGEALAAIASIDSRKNEPAVLAVAAHFSAPVLFFAAARLEEETPRLKNPSAIVFARVGCHGVAESAALAAVGPDAELLLGKIKSAHATAAIARIGLQKA; this comes from the coding sequence ATGGATGAAGTCCAATTCAACACGGTTCGGCGCCTCGTGCTCGGGCTCGGCTGCGAACACGGCGCGCCGGCACAGGAGGTGCTGGCGCTAGCCGAAATGGCGCTTCGTGAGGCTGGGGTCGGCGGGGAAGCCCTGGCGGCCATCGCCTCAATCGACAGCCGCAAGAACGAGCCGGCGGTCCTTGCGGTGGCGGCGCATTTCTCCGCGCCGGTCCTGTTCTTTGCGGCCGCGCGGCTGGAAGAGGAAACGCCGCGGCTCAAAAATCCATCTGCCATCGTCTTTGCCCGTGTCGGCTGCCATGGCGTGGCGGAATCCGCGGCACTTGCGGCCGTTGGCCCGGATGCGGAGCTGCTGCTCGGCAAGATCAAATCCGCCCATGCGACAGCGGCGATTGCCCGCATCGGGTTGCAGAAAGCCTGA
- the cobO gene encoding cob(I)yrinic acid a,c-diamide adenosyltransferase, whose amino-acid sequence MSDETPESAIPEGEAGKDDARHAEKMAKKKAARDKIMATKTDGKGLIIVHTGKGKGKSSAAFGMIFRHIAHGKPSAVVQFIKGAMWTGERDLIEKHFSDLCQFHTMGEGFTWETQDRARDVAAASAAWEKAKELIRDERNSMVLLDEINIALRYDYLDINEVVDFLKNEKPAMTHVVLTGRNAKEELIEIADLATEMELVKHPFRSGIKGQPGVEF is encoded by the coding sequence ATGAGCGACGAGACCCCGGAGAGCGCGATCCCAGAAGGCGAAGCTGGCAAGGACGATGCGCGCCATGCCGAGAAGATGGCCAAGAAGAAGGCCGCGCGCGACAAGATTATGGCGACCAAGACGGATGGCAAGGGGCTGATCATCGTCCATACCGGCAAGGGCAAGGGCAAGTCATCGGCCGCCTTCGGCATGATCTTCCGCCATATCGCCCACGGCAAACCGTCAGCCGTGGTGCAGTTCATCAAGGGTGCGATGTGGACGGGTGAACGCGACCTGATCGAGAAGCATTTCTCCGATCTCTGCCAGTTCCACACCATGGGCGAGGGCTTTACCTGGGAAACGCAGGACCGCGCCCGTGACGTCGCAGCAGCCTCGGCCGCCTGGGAAAAGGCCAAGGAACTGATCCGCGACGAGCGCAATTCCATGGTGCTGCTGGACGAGATCAACATCGCGCTGCGCTACGATTATCTCGACATCAACGAGGTCGTCGACTTCCTGAAGAACGAGAAGCCGGCCATGACGCATGTCGTGCTGACCGGCCGCAACGCTAAGGAAGAACTGATCGAGATCGCCGATCTGGCGACCGAGATGGAACTCGTCAAACATCCATTCCGCTCTGGTATCAAGGGCCAGCCGGGTGTGGAATTCTAG